The DNA region CAAATTGCAACTTGTTGATACTACTTCATTCATGTCAGTGAGATTTAATAGAAATCCATGTTTAATcttgttaaaataaagttaatttaagaaaattcaaaacatattgtataatgttgttaattacatcaaataaataataataaattctatattttttcgtggaataatgttaaaatatataccaaTGACATTGTTTTGCGTCctggaatttatttaaaatttgaaacatttatctaattaattaattgattaatttatacctcaataatataaaaaaaaacttcttGCAATCAAGGAACACTAAAACTAATCCCACTGATGATACCACTAAACCAACATTCCAATACCAGAAACCACACACGAAATTTTCAATCGAAAAcaacaatgaaaaatatttgtaaatgttcACCAGTGATCCAAACCGAATCACCTGTGGACTGCGCGGGATTTGCACGGCACGACGTTTCAAAACGCACTAGGTTTTTGAAGGAGCGCACCGCGAACCAGCTACGTCCGTTTCTTTCCAGACCGCGCGCCATCCAGAGTCTGTTCCTTTCCAGGCGATCCGGTGCATGCGCCGCGCTCTCCCGCCAAGAATTCCCATTGACAACGTTGTTTTCCTGCCGGCcgtgtgtttgtttttaaggGACGCTGGACGGACGGACAATTAAGGGTGCTTTCGATATCCTGGTTTGTATCGGATATAACACGTCAtggttaaatatttgttttagtatGTCCTCGTCTATTTGatacaaaaatgttgttaGTTTTCTAGCTTgaacattagttttttttattttattttgtcgtGTATGCAAAGTTATACGAAACTTTTGAATTGACTTCCTTGAAACTTATaaccataaatttaacaaacttcgataaattataaacaagttACATTTGGAGTTGTAGAcgtatttttgttacaaagttaaataaaagccaatgaaatattaagggacatgtatatatttataaaaaaattaaggaatATTTGGATAGTAAATAGAATTTTGGAACAACTAAGTATCACCTTGTAATGCAATTACTCAATTAATACATTGTGTTAAATGATGTAGCTTGTACTAGTCGTTAATATCGAAACAAAATGGAAACCAACAACTATCGTAGTTCAGGACCAATGAATCACAGCtccattaaaaattgaaaacttaaacACAATTTCGAGAACCGTAAATTCAAAAAGTAGCTATATCTCGGCCAATAAATGTTTTACGAGCGCCGCagcattattgaaataaaaggcGAATAGGCCGAGAAGAATGGAGACAAGGAGTGTcttacaaattcaaaattgatggCTGTTATGGCGTCTAGgtaaataagatatattagCCTGAACCTTGAAGAAAGCCTCCGGGAATAACCTGTTTCCTAGAGATAATTATACTTTATTGTGCAGGGTTTCAGTGTAAgctaagaaataataaataaaaaggctCCTGTTCAACTAAACGTCCTTAAAATGTCGACCGTGTTTGatcattattttactttactaaACAAACAAAGCAcacataagaaaataattatgttcttTTATTGCTCTAAACTAATTACTAGTTTAACAATGTTAATACGATTTTGttatgaaaaatacatttgcATAATATTCTTCCTCTTCTTCCAAACACCAAGGGCACAAGTTTAAAAGACCTGATTATTAAacctattgaaatatatatcgAACCTAGAGTACTGTTTTGTTTGTAGTCACCCTGCTTCAGaacattaaattcatttagttGTTAACAAGTTACTATATGCTTTTTTTCGTGGTCAACATGTCGAATTTGAATCAAATAAACGTCATTTACGGTATAtgataattttcttgtttattcAAACGAAAAAACATCGTAAAGTCATTGAATTTTTGTTGAGACTTACGGCGATCTTGCTTTAACCGTCAAGTGGCGATTTCAGTGTTAATGACATAAAAGCGAAAATTGACTAGTGAGTTTGAAGAAGACTAACATGCAAGCATTATTGGACGAAGGCGAtacacaaaaacaacaaatgatGGCGAAGCAATTGCATGTCACTCAGCAAGTAATCTCTGATCGCCTGAGACCCATGAGACAAATTCAAAAGGATGAAAAGTGGGTTCCATACGAACTGAATGAACGACAAATGAAAAGCGAAAAAACCCAAGCAAAATGATGCTTTAAACTCACGAAAGAAAGGATTTCCTATATTGGGTTGTATCTAGCGATAAAAAATAGATACTATCAACGTTGAGTGCATGACTGGATCAATTTGGGAAGAAGAAGATGCTGTTATGATGAGATTAGAAAGGAGTAGTGCACCTGACAACAAATGATCAATTTGAACCATGCATTGATCCAAAAAGAGCCAGATGGTCTCGAAAACACAGCAAAGTCATTCCGCAATATGACAGTCAGCCAAAGTCCTCAAGGAAACGGTTTCTTCACTTAATTAGGAACCTCTATGTCACCAGCCGTATTCACCGGACTTGACGACTTTTGATTATCATCTCTTTTTATCCATGGAACAGTCATTGACTCAGTAATACTTCAAAACTTTCGAAGATGTACGAAAATAGCTCAATGAATAGATGTCAGTGAAATATGAAGTCCTCATTTAAAATGGTACTTATAAATTGCCCAAGAGATGGGCAAAATGTGTAGAAAGTGTGCGccgatattttgaataaaaaatcttttttcatTGTCCTAAAATAATTGTGTACTTTTCAtaatgaaaacatattttaaacttgcGTATCTGgtactcaatttttaaaagtatttttagttCACTTATTTAACAACCTAACATAAACTAACCAAATCTCACCTTAGCTATCctaatcaaatttaacaagattactaaagttaatgaaaaattaatattaactccataatttaacacaaatattatacaatacattcattacaatacaaaactatgtaccataaaattttcttagacATAAACTTTAACTTATcttattaacacattttttacaatttttgactTAAAAAATGCACTGACCCAAGAAATTAacgcttttttaaaataaaataagaggtttagttttttataaaaaatattttatgtcaaatacACATAGCAGTTCTAGCAGttctagtaaattaattagtaaaagaaGTTGAACTATCGTCATTGCGTaagaactaaattattaatctcattttcgttttaattttcatatattatcaatatgCAACAccaatatagaaatttaacttGTGATGAGTGTGCTCAAGCTGTTTTGTTAGTAGAACAAGGATGGAATTACCACAGGATTCCCAAATGTTACAACGGTATCTGATGACCACACCACAAGACCAGGACAGAGCCGAGTTTGTGCTGCAACTGCTCCCCAAGATCGTTTTTTTGAGGCTTTCAACTTAAAGACAAATGGTTTGTGACCACAAACCTGGAGTTAAAAAACGTAGGAAATCgaataattattgtacaaaTTCTACAACGTCTTAGAGAAGATAAATTACAAACCCGTATTCTTGCTTAAGTCACGAATTTAAACGTGGATCATCGAGGAGATTTCGCATATACACATACGATAGAAGGGCTCGTGTATTTCAGCGGCCAAATCTGAGATATGCCCAATGTAACTTACTATTACTTATTTGGTGGAGGTACTACCGACATAGTTGTGCTACCAAAATACCTTGGACAATCTTGGGAGACGGTTAAGGGGCTACCCAAACCGATGTAATTCGAAACAAAGttagaaatattcaatattaaaaaaaattatttaatctacctaaaaattgagttttattaatttttagaattatttttttatgttatcttTTTCATAATTGAAAAGGAAACATATCTGtatctaaaattacaaatacttTATACCATTttcaggaaaaaattaataatcaattattatttttgtggtGGTTTAATTTCTTAGAGCAGTGTATTATAACAGATCTCGGTCGGATGGTATAGAAACCAATTTgaaagataattataaaagttacgaGGCTGTTTCCAACTCGTATTTACCACACTATATGTATCGCCATATTTCAGAAGATATAAATCGAATatgtatagaaaaaatattattaataaaagtggcgagaaaaatatatatgtaaccgCTAGTGGTCATAATGTTACGaatgaaaatcaatttttccttCTAATTTATCAGTTAAGATgaatttaagacattttatcagttatcatttttcaattttattattaacacctTTTTACTATATCTTAAGATAAAAGTcgttaactttatttttgctCGACGTCTATTAACATAATATCAGTTCCCTTtactctctctctctctctctgtattttctatattttaccaATAGttcatatcaattttaaatcagtCGGTAGagacaaaaatttgttaaaaaaaatcattttttttaagaaatttaaaatgaaattattacacGATTAAATAAAGCATAAAGTTAATAagtcacatttttatattttatttattacaataaatatgcgTTTTACCACtactttattttgataaacacAATAAGgagattttaatgaaaatatggcAAATAgtctcattaataataataaaataacttaaatgcaTTGCATAAATTGactaaattgaaacaaaaatatgtcaGTAATGTTAGGCCCCCTAGGAGGAttctatgttttttttttcaccacttttattaataacatctgTTCTCATAATAATTTGTGTGGTATGGCCTACAACCTTCACTATTTGGCACCCGGTACAAAGCTAAAAAAAGAGCAAAAATAGATGATAAACTCCATTACATTAATCCTAACAAGTTGATAACTTAAGCACATCACTTCGATTAAGTTAAATGGATGAGTGGATACGACTTTCAGTTtgcataaaacaaaatattacttaagcGCAACAGACTTAATCTCAAATTACGTTGGAAAAAAATGAGTGCGGAGCACATCTGCATGTAAATTACTGGAATCATCCGGGTCCTTAACATTGTCGACCATTTTCATCGTCGTAATTTCATCCATGGAACGTGCAGAAGTCGCCTCGTCGCAAACTGCGCTGAGAaggatttgtttaattatttattaatgctcCGATGAAAAGCAAATGCTCTTACTGAAAAAGAGACCTGAAGACGCCCTTGAGACTCGGAATTGCCTTCATATTTGCTGTTAAGTATTTATGATTCGTTTCTGGATCGTATTTAATACACACCGACCAGATCcccacaaaaaaatataccaCTCAATAATTCATGGTGGCAAAGTTCCCGATATTGAATAAATcggtgaattatttattatattgaatctCGAGTTTTTTTTTGGGGGCTTAAAAGTGAATATGGATAAAAGATTACCTAATATTGATATAACGCACAGAAAATCAATaggtcaatattttaaagtaacttTTAGTGAAAATGCTAAAGATAAATAAGACTTTTTAGAGAATTGGAAAACTTGGAACTCTGAACCACTCTGATAACTTATTGTTagtctaaaaatatctataaataaatttattttcgaattATTGTTGACCAATTACTGCTACCTAATAATTAATCTATTCAttaattgtcaaatatttaaatatagaaaagatATTAATTCAACCCAATGTATTAAATAGAGAGTATTTTTCTTTTGCATAAAATCCACttagttttttcaaataaccCAATAAGTAGATTAATTTTACACTTTAGCCGTGGTCCAGAATAGATGCGTGGCCATTTCACGAATAATTGAAAACCGCGTCCCGTTCCAGGAGGGTCGAACGACACGTAACTGGAAAACAATGTCCGTTACTCAATTATTCCGGGTTAACAAACGAGGGGGTCGAAGGGGGCGGCggcaaatgaatgaaatggaCGGCTGGCGAATAAGTGCTGGCGAATATTGGCCGTTTCGGAGTTTGGCGAAGGGGCGGAAGGGCCCGGCCGTGTGTTCGTGCCCGGACGTTTCCAGGTTAGTCAATGACGGCCGGAGAGTGTCTAATTTGACGGCCGCCGATGTTTATTACGACACCTTGCGCGGCCCCGACGTTCCCGTCACAACGATCGATATCAATCAAGTCGGCTGATGCACGCTGATAAAACCCCCCTTTTTCTTTGTTCTGAtgcttttgttttatatttaaaccttTGACGTCCTACTTGGTCCGGCTGCGTTATAGATGTATCGACTTGCGTAAAATTTACTTGAGTCATGTCTTAACGGATATTTTTCCATttgattaattacattttttatcaaaatagatttattaagatttttaaacgCATGCCTTTATGGTATGTTTTACCTcccatatgtttttaaataaatacttactgAGGGatcatttgtttgaaaatcatCAAACGAAACGTcgcacattaaaaaaaaaatttaaaaagtacatCTAATATGAAACAAATATCGAATAGAGTGAATagtctattttataaatatttaactaatttaattaaatgtgatttataacaattatttattcataattaagtttattaataatttataatttaaatgtatattaaatgataCCAGAAACCGAAAATGATGGAGTTCAACCCTAATAACTTATATGTAATTACTGTCTATAAATAACGGTTTAATACTACTACCAATGGaccaaaaactttattataatgttgTAATAGTATACTGTTATTGTGAAtaacaatgataattataacttTGATATTCCTATAGTTATATATAgacgtattttattttcataacagaattattttccTGTTGTTGTTTAACACATAcaagatttttttagataaaagtACTTAATgctaatgattataataaatttgttaatgtaattaaattttaagtatattagaCATTATCACAGTGCTACTAGAGACGTATTAAATTGTTctcgattttatttttataaattaatattttaatgaaaataaaagcaatataaaaataaaaatataataaaatattcaaaggcaaattttataaatataaaagcaaACTATTGAAATACTTCCTGTCATCTACCGGAGTGCTTACGAATATAAGGATATCTATTAcagttttcttctttatataCTCCTAAGTAAACCCACAAAATTCCTGgcgtaataataataatctactGAATAGAGATATAAATACTTCTACTAAGTGTACCCATTCAAATGCAATACTTTGACGCATCAATCTTATCCCTTCTCTGAATTTGTTTTCCGTACCAAGTCTTTATGAACGAGAAAATACATGTAATGCAGGGATGGCGAACCTTTTTCGATGTCCGTGCcacaaagttataaaattcttttttaaatagataacgtgccacaataaaatttcattcgaaATCTTAGCGTGGTGAAACTATacataagtataattaaataaacaaataaaagcaattcttctttaaacaattttttattaatcaatgttTTACAAAAAGAAATATGCTAGAAACaaaattcacattaaaaacaattgtttttaatgttatttttgttgCTGTACACaagatgataaatatttaatatctgattcatatttcaaaattttatctaatgcACATCTTTATATACTTAGAGAGAATTTAtgccatattttaataataaaatgtataatttgacGGTTCTAGTTAACATATGTACTAAGATAGGTATTCAGTACTACcaatttatatcataaattataaattaagtgtagattaataatttttaattcatttctatcaaaaagataacttaaaataaataattttgtttttgtgagtgccttcaaaattttcaaacgtGCCACTTGTGGCACGCGTGCCATTGGTTCGCCATCCCTGATGTAATGAATCTACCAAATCTTCGATATGTGCTCTCAACTTGTATAAGTGAATCCACAAGAAGTATTATCGACTACTagacatttaatttgaatatatagtGATAAAAGTGAGGTTTACGAgaagttttgaatatttgttgatttggtttaaaatctattttgacGTAatgtttaagataattttattgactcTGAAAtcatccaaataaaaaaattgtacctTGAGTAATTATGTACATGAATCACATCAAACTGGAATACTGTCAAATAACAATCATCTACTGCAATTTATATATCTAAGGAAACATGCAGTCTCAATAGTCCAAGAACCAACACACTACATAATTGAATTGGTAAAATGGGCAATCATCAAAACTCCAAGGTCTGAATAAATTAGAtagtatttagtatttagttcTAGTTCTTATAATACTAGCCACACTAAAAAAGGTAAAAGAAGTagatatattatgttttacatAGTCAGGGTTTGAATAGTggagaaacaataaaaatgattttacgaTGTAATAGTAAGTGTGTAATTTTTGTGCGTATCAGTCAATTCagtataaatgaaataatattttctgagatataatcataatcatactcaattattaattataagtaaccAGCAAAATGCTAACTTAAGTTCACAACTGGAAAATTCAACAATAAAGGGAGAAACTGTGAATATTGTagattattcataaaattagatacatcgaaaaataaaaaagttaatgttccgagaataaaattaaaagtaattttattaaatgtaaacgtaGGTTATCgtgttttgtaaattaaaacaaattcttcaagaatatctataaataatattaaaataataatactacaCTTATACTAACTCTCTTAAtacccaaattttatttacttccacCCTTCAACTCTCTCTCACTTGTACTGGAGCAATTTCCGCACATGATTCATTAATTCTACGACGAATTTACGGAAATTTGAGTTTTAAGGGTATTAATATAAGTATAGTATAATTAGTATAGTATTATTAGAATAGTATTATTagtcaactaaaattaaactaaatatattgaaaaatatgctATATTTGATAGTTTATTCCATAGACttcttaatcaaaaaataaattcataagaagatataatttttaattttttcataaaattattaatacctgtgcataatttttttatcaaatttggtatatacccaTTTCAGGGTGATATGATTAGGTATGATTTCTTGATCATGCCTAAAATAATAACCAGTAGGTTTTAAGAGACATTTCATATATAAGAACATATTTTCATACTTTACAAttcaaaagtttgttaaaatcggACAAATTTTCCCGCTTTCAAATGGGTCACACTGTAAgtaactatatttaaaacatttcatttataaatttaagtaaattgttcGTTAAGATAAACTGTTGCTTCATTCTCATTTTCAAGATAAAAAGTTCCTCAAGTTTAatcttgaatttttattttttgtatttgaatgcAGCTTTTcatgtgaataaaaataaagagatTTTCTAGTGGGGAATAccgtaataaataaacatgaaaGATGTTTGAGATATTGATTTGCGGcgataaaacattaataacaaatagtgATTCAATCTAATgccaatatttttatgcataaTAATACTGTTTTGAACTATCGTTATCACTGAGTTTTTGTGATGTGCATTACGTCTCGATTGCTGTTCAAAGTTGACGAGAATCCAAGACAATATCATCAACCAACACCAAATaaagattatattatatatactcaACAATACACAAATGGGGCACAATGCAATGTCTCACATGACATATAATTTAaggatattatattttcattacaatTGACTGATTTTAGTTTCtaatttaactgaatttatactagtatatatttaaaaaagtagtaCAAAATTATCTGCATCCACATTCCTTAACAACCATATCCTGATAAGCAAATCTGTATGTTAAAACACCATTATCATCCACATATAGAATAGAAATAGAATCTAAAGCGGTTGGGACGCAACAAGATCGTGATGCTCTCGAAGGTGAAACGCTGTGCAAAAGTGCTTGAACTATTGCATGTTTCGTTGGATTCAAATGTTCCGCCACTGGATAAAAACACCTTCCTTGACATTGATAAgcctaaaaaatacatttagtaacaattaaatgcaaaaatattaatcatactTCATATCCGCTCGGTTGAAGTATCCACAAATCGTATTCAATTTCAGAAAAGTCAATGTACAAAGGCTTTCTTCTGCAAGTGTTTCTGCGTCTGGTCCGACGTTTTTTCGACCCTGCGTCATcccatattatatttgtttcttcTTCGTAATCTTCCTCAATACTCCTTTTTTTCCTTTTggtaacatttttctttttagatGCGTATGAGAGCATCAATACAGGATATTGATGGTCAAAATCTGGATTTGAGGgcaataaagataatttaaatcctCGTTTTAAATGTGGATAGAAGGTTTTAACAGTAACCATCACCTTCAGgtctttgtttttattagaattcaaTATCTTATAAACGGGAACAGTTACATCAAACGACAACCAAGTGTTATTCACatgattaatttctttatcaaATGCAGGCAAAAACTTGTTGGTGAAAGAATCAAATATCGATAATTGTATGTTACGTTTTATGTAAGTATTGGAATCTATGActgtcattatttttaattcagctTCAACGAAGACTTCATCATCTTCCTTATTGGGCAAATCAAATGTTAATAGATGTTTATCTGAATATTCTTCAATCACTTCATTATTCTCCAGTAAgcctaaaaagtaaaaattagatattttttacatttactttCAATCCTACCTGCATGAGTTGGGATCAAGCTTCTCACTACATCTGGAGCACTGAAATTGTTCCTCTTGTAACTCTTATTCCTTTCGTATAGTTCtaacataaattttggaaCATGTAACTTTCCctgtttcttttttatcaCATTGTCACTTCGTATGCTGTCGTtgcttaataaataagtagcTTTGGCACAATAATACAGCAGTAGCAGAACTGGGATAGAAACGAGCATAAAGCACAAATTCATGTTTGTAAACTAAGACTGAGAGTAAATTGGGCATCGTAACACTTGAAATCCATTTTGATTAATCATGAACCAACTTAGAAACCCTTATCTGACAAgtgcattaaaaataactgcCCTGTGTACACAGTTTATTTATACTAACTGGATCAACTCACCTTTCTCAACaaaacataattgaattttgtttcatCAACAAACTGTCATATTTTACGTGACTTGTCAATAACCTTGTgcaaattaatagttattaaattatgagcTCCCCGTCTAGAGGTA from Aethina tumida isolate Nest 87 chromosome 1, icAetTumi1.1, whole genome shotgun sequence includes:
- the LOC109602889 gene encoding bone morphogenetic protein 10 codes for the protein MNLCFMLVSIPVLLLLYYCAKATYLLSNDSIRSDNVIKKKQGKLHVPKFMLELYERNKSYKRNNFSAPDVVRSLIPTHAGLLENNEVIEEYSDKHLLTFDLPNKEDDEVFVEAELKIMTVIDSNTYIKRNIQLSIFDSFTNKFLPAFDKEINHVNNTWLSFDVTVPVYKILNSNKNKDLKVMVTVKTFYPHLKRGFKLSLLPSNPDFDHQYPVLMLSYASKKKNVTKRKKRSIEEDYEEETNIIWDDAGSKKRRTRRRNTCRRKPLYIDFSEIEYDLWILQPSGYEAYQCQGRCFYPVAEHLNPTKHAIVQALLHSVSPSRASRSCCVPTALDSISILYVDDNGVLTYRFAYQDMVVKECGCR